GGTACATCACATGCACCGGGCGACGGTCGAAATGGTCGCCATTCTCGACGAACACATACGTCTCAAGCCCTTCCTCGGCGATGGCATCCACCGGCAACGTGATGACATCCTGCCAAGTCTCGACAGGCACACGGACCTGCATCCGCTGCCCGGGTTTGTGCTTCCAAGTCAGGAAATGTTTTCCTTGAGGAGTCTTCGCATCGCGGACAACTTGATTCGGTAGACCGATGTAGAAGTGCAGGGCTCTTGAGTCTCGATCAACTTCGTTGGCCACATAGACAATGTCCAAGTCCTCGATCGGTGAGGGAGTTCCTGCCACAGTTTCCGGGATCGCCGAGACGGTTCGGTTTTGATTGGCCGCTTCGACGATCTGATCGGCGTCTTGCTCGAACGCACGGCCTTCGATGTACAACGTTTCGTAATCGACCAGCACACACAGCGTCTGTCCTGCTTGGACCGCTTCGCCGGTTTGCACATTCAGTGTTTGAACCACGAACTGTCGAGTATTGAGGTCTTCGTGCAACGCGGCGGCATCTTGATAGGCAGCGACTTGCCGAAACGAATGCTGAGGATGTCGGGCTTGGGATTCCGAATCGTCGTGCAGCGACTCATCATCATGCAGATACGGAACAGAGACTTTGATTTCGCTGAGCAAGTCCCGCCCCTGGCCGATGCTCTCGACTTGCTCTTGCGTCAATCCATGTAGTCGAAGTGCGGCACGCTGTGCTCGGAGTCGGGCTTCGAGTTTGTCGACTTCGTATTGTCGCTCCAACACGACCTTGCGGGCAATCGCCCCGCTGCTGACCTTCTCCAGACGGGCCAACTCCTTGCGTTCCACATCGAGTTGACCGAGCAACCGCAGAAACTCGGTTTGCGCTTGCACCAAATCTTCATGCGTCAACCGTAGCGTGAACAATAGCATGCCGGAGCGAACCGCTTCGCCACGAACGACCGAGACGCCCGTAACCACGCCGGTCAACGGAGCCGCCATCTTGAACGTGGTTTCGCCAGGCCGATCTGTGACCATCGCCGGCACCGTGATCGACCTTGCATAGTCGGTCAGCGTGATCTCACCGGTTTTCAAGCCGATGTTCTTGCGGGCCTGCGGCGAGAGTGCCAGAGATTCGGACTCGTCATGACCTTCGTGAGCAGTGTCGTGCTCCCCGTGATCGTGACCACTATGATCGTGACCGGCATGATCATCGTCATGGGCGTCGGCTTCCTCGTCTGAAACAGCGGTCGCTTCCGGGGGATTGACAAAATCCGTGATCGGCGGCAGCCACCAAGAGCTAAATAACCAGAGGACCAACAAAGCCACCACACTGCCCGCGGCATACAGCCATTGAGGCGGGAGATTGGAAAATCGAAAACGCATGGGCGATCAGCTCCTTCGCCACGGAAGAACGGGATGGCACGACACAGGCGTGCGGCAGCACACCGGTTCGCAACCAGAAAGAGACAGCCCGGACATCGGCAGCGGAAAACGAATTCCAGACCGCACAAGGTCATTTCGAGACGGTCAAGACCGAGGAGAGATTAACCCCGAGGAACGACACGCTCGACGGACAGTCAAAGAGGCGAAGACT
This portion of the Thalassoroseus pseudoceratinae genome encodes:
- a CDS encoding efflux RND transporter periplasmic adaptor subunit; this encodes MRFRFSNLPPQWLYAAGSVVALLVLWLFSSWWLPPITDFVNPPEATAVSDEEADAHDDDHAGHDHSGHDHGEHDTAHEGHDESESLALSPQARKNIGLKTGEITLTDYARSITVPAMVTDRPGETTFKMAAPLTGVVTGVSVVRGEAVRSGMLLFTLRLTHEDLVQAQTEFLRLLGQLDVERKELARLEKVSSGAIARKVVLERQYEVDKLEARLRAQRAALRLHGLTQEQVESIGQGRDLLSEIKVSVPYLHDDESLHDDSESQARHPQHSFRQVAAYQDAAALHEDLNTRQFVVQTLNVQTGEAVQAGQTLCVLVDYETLYIEGRAFEQDADQIVEAANQNRTVSAIPETVAGTPSPIEDLDIVYVANEVDRDSRALHFYIGLPNQVVRDAKTPQGKHFLTWKHKPGQRMQVRVPVETWQDVITLPVDAIAEEGLETYVFVENGDHFDRRPVHVMYRDQFDAVIENDGSVFPGDTVALTAAHQMQMALKNKAGGAVDPHAGHNH